One region of Salvelinus namaycush isolate Seneca chromosome 3, SaNama_1.0, whole genome shotgun sequence genomic DNA includes:
- the LOC120032998 gene encoding rab GTPase-binding effector protein 2-like, protein MEPLEKSQNDDTDAMEILHAQLAGCRAQLEHWQGVATICELSKQEELGELQKQCDQEMQSLQEALRETASQYEARISTLQSERAQWRRASVQSQGSVKKDRLEAGAMQSESQSTDSPTNTLREPGTDGWDSQPAEAEGPGEGPGEGEGAGLEGYFSQNCDFASFSSFSLDTPSLPRRPPPQEDTASLVSTGTLVPEAIYLPPPGHRLITHTEWDSLNTQVEELKGELSRLRDERTELESELDTQTTETHKHVSVLQSQVQTSEALLQELQKSFNQSQNAVHSRLAELSLSQRRVCSELSRLKGEEIEETDGAGDANTPLGPTLQGAHSEERLLIEIVNLKEQLETRVEESEVLQVQLSSLKTEMERVQCQKEKLQLELQTCRIELQGLRVALSHLQGDSKTLTHDKASLQQQCLELRSQIISMRSQVDTSQTVQRDFVQLSQSLQVKLELIRQADTLDQVRDILEEGLPEDGALPTGAT, encoded by the exons ATGGAACCGTTGGAGAAATCTCAGAATGACGACACTG ATGCAATGGAAATCTTGCATGCCCAGCTAGCAGGTTGCCGAGCGCAGCTGGAGCACTGGCAGGGTGTGGCGACGATCTGCGAACTGAGCAAACAGGAGGAACTGGGAGAGCTGCAGAAACAGTGTGACCAGGAGATGCAGTCTCTTCAGGAGGCCctcagag AGACGGCTTCTCAATATGAGGCTAGAATATCTACTCTACAGTCTGAGCGTGCCCAGTGGAGGAGAGCCAGTGTGCAGTCTCAG ggcagTGTAAAGAAGGACAGGTTGGAGGCAGGAGCTATGCAGTCCGAGAGCCAGTCGACAGACTCTCCCACCAATACCCTCAGAGAACCAGGAACGGACGGATGGGATAGCCAACCAGCGGAGGCTGAGGGGCCGGGGGAGGGACCAGGGGAGGGTGAAGGGGCGGGGCTGGAGGGCTATTTCTCCCAGAACTGTGACTTCGCttctttctcctccttctccttggACACGCCCTCACTGCCACGCCGCCCACCTCCCCAGGAAGACACTGCCTCCCTGGTCTCCACGGGAACCCTGGTGCCCGAGGCCATCTACCTGCCCCCGCCCGGCCACCGTCTGATCACACACACCGAATGGGATTCGCTTAACAcacag GTTGAGGAGCTGAAGGGAGAGCTGAGTCGACTGAGGGACGAGAGGACAGAGCTGGAGAGCGAGCTGGACACACAGACTACTgagacacacaaacac gtctcagttcTCCAGTCTCAGGTTCAGACCTCAGAGGCCCTCCTACAGGAGCTGCAGAAATCTTTCAACCAATCACAGAATGCCGTCCATAGCAGGCTG gcggagctgtctctctctcagaggaggGTGTGTAGCGAGCTGTCCAGGCTAAAAGGGGAGGAGATCGAGGAGACTGATGGGGCAGGGGACGCCAACACACCCCTTGGTCCTACACTACAg GGGGCACACAGTGAAGAGAGGCTGCTTATAGAGATCGTCAACCTAAAGGAACAACTGGAGACCCGCGTGGAGGAGAGCG AAGTTCTACAAG TGCAGCTGTCCAGTCTGAAGACCGAGATGGAGCGGGTCCAGTGTCAGAAAGAGAAGCTGCAGTTGGAGCTACAGACCTGTCGCATCGAGCTACAAGGCCTCAGGGTGGCGCTCTcacacctacagggagacagcaaGACTCTCACCCATGACAAG GCGTCCCTCCAGCAACAGTGTTTGGAGCTGCGTAGCCAGATCATCAGTATGCGTTCTCAGGTGGACACCAGCCAAACGGTGCAGAGAGACTTTGTTCAGCTTTCACAGTCACTGCAG GTGAAGCTGGAGTTGATCCGTCAGGCTGACACTCTGGACCAGGTCAGGGACATCTTGGAGGAGGGGCTTCCTGAAGATGGTGCCCTGCCCACTGGTGCCACGTGA